TGCCCGGCGACGACGACGGTGCGCGCAGCCTTGTCGGCGTTCAGGAGTGTTGGCCCGCTCTTCAGGAGTTCCACCGGATTGGCTGGCGTCCGTGGTTCCACAAGGTGCTGCACTGTAGAGCGTGGTTCCGCGGCGTCTGGGATCAGTGGATCACGGAACGCAAGATTGAGCTGCACGGGTCCGGCCGGGATGTTCTCCAGCACTCCGGTGGCAGCGCTGATAGCTGCGGAGATGGCGCGGGCGGGGTTCTCCCCAGCTGCCACGTCGACCGCGAAACGCACGTGATCGCCGAAGAGGTCTGGTTGGATAGTGGTCTGGTTGGCACCGGTTCCACGGAGTTCCTCCGGCCGGTCTGCGGAGACGACGATGAGCGGGACAGCCGCGTGGTTTGCCTCCATGACCGCTGGCAGCAATTCACCTACGGCGGTGCCCGACGTCGTCACCACAGCCGCCGGCCGACCCGAACCGAGGGCCAAGCCAAGGGCTGTGAATGCGGCGTCGCGCTCGTCGATCCGCACGTGCAGCCGCACCGCGCCGTCGGCTTCCGCCTCGGCGAGCGCGTACGCCAGCGGTGCACTCCGGGATCCGGGGGCGAGGACGACGTCGCTCACTCCCCCGGACAACAGACTCGAGACGGCGGAACGGGCGGCTTCCGTGGAGGTCAGGTTGGCAGTCACCTGTCTATCCTGACAGAAACTCCCTGACGGTTAGCCGCGGTAGACCTGGATGACGGATGGCCTGGGTGCGGCGGCGTCTCCGCTACAGGCTTTCCCTCGGACGTAGTCAGGGAACAGAGAGGTGTGGGCGCCCCAGCTTCCGTCCTCGCCCGGGTGTTGGACGGAGACGAAGACCGTCCGCTCGTCGTCGTGGATGATCGGTCCGCAGGTTTCGCCGTCGCGCGGTACGGAGAGGAACTGTTCCACACGGCCGCGGTCCCGTCCCTCGAGGGTGACGCGGAACAGTCCGTCGTTGTAACCGATGGTTCCGGGCTGCCCGTCAGTGGAGATCCACAGGTTGCCCACAGAATCGAACGCGAGGTTATCGGGACAGGAAATCGGGCTGACTTGGTTGGCGGGGTATCCGCCGAAATAGGTGCTGTCGTCGGTGGTTGGATCGCCGCAGACAATGAGTAGGTTCCAGGTGAACCGCGGTGATGTCTGGCTTCCACTTTCGGTGATTTCGACGATGTGCCCTGACCTGTTGGTGGTCCGCGGGTTGGCTTCATCTGCGGGGGCGTTGGAACCGGTGCCGCGTTTGGTGTTGTTGGTGCAGGCCACATAGACCTTGCCCGTTTTGGTGTTGGGCTCCACGTCCTCGCAGCGGTCCATTTTGGTTGGTCCCACGGTGTCCGCCGCCAACCGCGTGTAGACCGCAACGTCGGCGGCCGTCATTCCCGGTACCGCGGAGGCGCCATTGATCAGCAACGGCAACCACTCCCCGACGCCGTCGAACGCCCCGTCGGAGGGTAAGCCCCCGGTGCCGTCGATCTCCGCCGTCGAGTTGCCCTGGAACCGGGCCACGTAGAGCGATCCTTCGGTAAGCAGCGTCATGTTGTGGGCACGGTCGCCTTCGATGTACTTGTTCTTGGAGACGAACTTGTAGAGGTAGTCGAACCGCTCGTCGTCTCCTGAGTAGGCCACGGCACGGCCGTCCTCGGCGATGATCACATTCGCGCCCTCGTGCTTGAATCGGCCGAGCGAGGAGTGCTTGCGTGGGGTCGATGTCGGGTCGAACGGGTCTACTTCCACGACGTAGCCAAAGCGGTTGGCTTCGTTCTCGTAGCCGGCGTTCCGGGTGTCGAATCGGGGGTCGTCAAGTTCCCAGCCGCGTCCGGTGGCTCCGGGGCCGAGCCCGTACCTACGGTCGCCGTCGGACTTTCCGGGCGTGACGAAGTACCCGTTGAAGTTCTCCTCACCGGAAAGGATGGTTCCCCAGGGTGTGGTGCCGCCGGCGCAGTTGCCAAGGGTGCCACGAATGGTTCGACCGGCCGGGTCATCTTTGGTCTGGACGAGACTGGATCCGGCAGCAGGACCGGTGAACTGGTAAGGGCTGTCCATGAGCAGCCGGCGGTTCAACGGCGCCCCCTTGACGTAGTCCCACGGCTTGTTCTTGTTGCGGCGTTGAAGTTCGACGACGGTGAGACCGTGTGCGTTGCGTCCGACGGCGCGAACTGTGGCGGCAGGCATGTTCGGCGGGAACATGATGCCTTCGTTGGTGTACTCGTGGTTAGCGAAGAGTACTGCGCGTCGCCCGTGCGATCCTGGGATCTCGAGGATATCTGTGTAGTCGTTGTTGTACCCGAATTGGCCGGCCTGCGCGTCGGGTGTCTGGTTGTTCAGGTCAAAATCTGGGACGTTGTGGAAGATCGGATCTCCCCAACGAATCACGGGCCGCCACCGGTATCCGCGGGGCACCGTGAAACGGTCTACCTTCGCATCCACCGGTTCGATGGCGCTGAAACGCAGCTTGCTCTTCTGCGGCCCACCGTGCCAGTTACCGTGGCCGTGACCGTGCCCCTTGGCGGCGGCGGGAAGGCCGGGACCGCTGACGACGAGGGTCAACGCTCCGAGCCCGCCGACACCGAGCATCTTGCGCCGGGAGTACTCGCCGGAGGCGATGTCGCGGAAGTAGCCGTTGTCAGTGGTGTTGCAGATTGCTTTGGCGCACGCATTGTCACACTTCAGGGCGCAGGTGACCGCGCTGCGCTTGCCCTTGGTGTGGCCGAGCATGGGCAGTAGTCGGTTCTTCAGATCGCTCACGGCGGGGCGCCTTCCGGTTGGGTGCGGTTTCGACCACCGTGACAAGGCCAGACGACGAGGAGCTATCGTTCCGGTGAACAGCAGGCGAACGAGCCCCGAAAACCTGACATTATGGACACATGCACTCTCATCCTGCTGCTGCGGTAGATCTCCGAGCAGGCGAACAGATGTGGGAGACGTAAGCAGCTGCGCACCCGCAAGCGGTGTCAGCGTCACCCGAATACACCGTCGAGCGCTTCGGCGACTCTCAGCGCCTGGCGAACGAACTTCTCGAGAATGTTCTCAGCGGTAGGAAACGAGCTACGGCAGAACTTGTCGCTGACTTCATTGCCCGGGGAGATCAAGTGCCCCGAATCGGATCTCATTGGATCGCATGTGACGGGCAAGGGGTGCCTCGGATCGTTATTCGAAGTACGGAACTCCGGATTGGCTCGTTTGGGAGCGCCGATGCAGCTTTCGCCTCCGACGAAGGTGAAGATGATTTAAGCCTCACAAGCTGGCAGCGCGAGCACCGCAACTACTGGAAGCGTGTCTCAGCCGCACAGGGGCGCGAATGGTCAGAGAACGACGAGATCGTCTTTGAACGCTTCGCGGTAGTGTGGCCCCCTCAACACGCCGACTCACCCCCTGATTGCCCGCCACGGAGCGACGCCACGTAGCCGTTCCCGGTCGGACTAGAGGCTCTGGTACCCGGCCACGTATGCGAACCCAACGAGCAGGCCAGCGGCGAACCCGCAGAGCACTTGAGCGCGGGTGTGCGCGCCTAGCACTACACGGGACCAGCCAACGGCCAA
This region of Arthrobacter roseus genomic DNA includes:
- a CDS encoding PhoX family protein encodes the protein MLGHTKGKRSAVTCALKCDNACAKAICNTTDNGYFRDIASGEYSRRKMLGVGGLGALTLVVSGPGLPAAAKGHGHGHGNWHGGPQKSKLRFSAIEPVDAKVDRFTVPRGYRWRPVIRWGDPIFHNVPDFDLNNQTPDAQAGQFGYNNDYTDILEIPGSHGRRAVLFANHEYTNEGIMFPPNMPAATVRAVGRNAHGLTVVELQRRNKNKPWDYVKGAPLNRRLLMDSPYQFTGPAAGSSLVQTKDDPAGRTIRGTLGNCAGGTTPWGTILSGEENFNGYFVTPGKSDGDRRYGLGPGATGRGWELDDPRFDTRNAGYENEANRFGYVVEVDPFDPTSTPRKHSSLGRFKHEGANVIIAEDGRAVAYSGDDERFDYLYKFVSKNKYIEGDRAHNMTLLTEGSLYVARFQGNSTAEIDGTGGLPSDGAFDGVGEWLPLLINGASAVPGMTAADVAVYTRLAADTVGPTKMDRCEDVEPNTKTGKVYVACTNNTKRGTGSNAPADEANPRTTNRSGHIVEITESGSQTSPRFTWNLLIVCGDPTTDDSTYFGGYPANQVSPISCPDNLAFDSVGNLWISTDGQPGTIGYNDGLFRVTLEGRDRGRVEQFLSVPRDGETCGPIIHDDERTVFVSVQHPGEDGSWGAHTSLFPDYVRGKACSGDAAAPRPSVIQVYRG
- a CDS encoding ASCH domain-containing protein — its product is MSASPEYTVERFGDSQRLANELLENVLSGRKRATAELVADFIARGDQVPRIGSHWIACDGQGVPRIVIRSTELRIGSFGSADAAFASDEGEDDLSLTSWQREHRNYWKRVSAAQGREWSENDEIVFERFAVVWPPQHADSPPDCPPRSDAT